The sequence below is a genomic window from Myotis daubentonii chromosome 14, mMyoDau2.1, whole genome shotgun sequence.
ggatgggtgcgTGGGCAAATGAATTGAAGAGCAAAACTGGAATTTCAGGATACGGGCTGCCGTCCGAGGAGGGCGTCTGTGGAAGCCTCCAGTGTGGGGTCTTTCCCTGTGGGACACGGGGCTTCCCTGGGACCTGCCACCCGCTGCCCTCACTCCCGCAAGGAAAACATTCCCACGCCAGTCACAGCCGCACCTTGCATCTGGTGACGCAAAAGTGACTGCCCTGCCTGCCATCAATCCATGATTTGTGGTCCTGGGTTCCCGGGGACCTGTGACTGTACTGCCACCCAGGGCCGTTCCCACAGGGCCCTGACCCTTCTGCCTTCCGGGGACTCAGCAGAGACaggcccccgccccagcctggcgAGGAGCGAGCTCTGGACTGGAGTCCCACAGCCTGTGTTCAGGCCTCAGCATCGCCTCTGGCCAATGGGCCATCGTGAGGAGGTCCTGTGCCTGAGTCTCAGCTTTCTCAGCTGCCCTGGAGGTCACCGTCACCAGAAGTCACTGTGAGGCAGGCAGTGCAGCGGCTGAGAGGGTGGGCCTGGCGCCAGACTCCGGGGctccagtcccagctctgccactgggaGCTGTGAATTTCAGGAATTCAGGAAGCGGTGTGACTACTCTAAGCCTCAGTTTGTCTTCAGTGAAATGGGTATAATAGTAACTCCTCCTTAATAAGGCTGTGGGACAGTTGGTTGGGTTAATGCATGTGAAGCATTTAGTACCTGGCACAGGCAAACTACTCCTTTAAATTAACTGCTGTATCAATATTGGGTTAGCCTAGATTGTCCTCGTGAGCTGTACTgagctgccacacacacacacacacacacacacacacacacacacacacacacgacctgTGTGCTCCTCATCGATATGGGAGCCACGAGCTACCTGTGGCTGCTGAGCATGAGAAGTGCTGTAATGGTAAAAAATACACACTTGATTTCAAAGACCTCTTGTTTACACATGTACAATATCTCTTTAAtggtttttatattgattatgaGTGGAAACCAAAATATTTTGGATCTAAgtcagttaaataaaatatactattccACTTATTCCCACATAATCCTCTTCACAGTTTAAAAGAACGGCTCTTGGAGCGCTGGTCTGGAAGCAGTTACCATGGGCCGAGATCCTGCGCCTGCCCACGTCCTTCCCGGGGCTGGCAGGCTGGCGGCAGGTCCCACGGGGAAAAATGTCATTCCCATGAGCTCACACAATAGGTACTGTGTGCTGCCAGGGGAGACGGCCGCGCACAGCTCGggcttattgttattattatcacgATTTCGACATTCCCACAAGCACTGGAGGATAAACACTCAAATCAGATCCCGGTCTGCCCACCAGTTGCCAAACACAATTAGTGCAGAGACTGAACTGGGGGAGCAATCTGAGTGTTCTCCTGCCCCTAAAAACTTAGACATCCCTGGATGCCCCCCTCCAGTGTTACAAGGTGGGAGAGATTCTGATGAGTTCCTTTATCTAACAAGTATTCATTGGCCACCTGCTGTGTGGACGGCACTGCCCTATTTGCCAAAGAAATAGCAGGGAGCGAAGCGACAGAGCAGTCTTTTTCTAAGAGCTCAGCTTCTCAGGCAGCTCAGAGAGGGGTGGTGCTGGGTGATGGTTCATGCtgtggaatactacacagcactGAAAAAGAACCACCACTACAGGCACTAACCTGAGGGTTCTCACAGATGCAATATGGAGTAAtagccaggagagagagagagagagagagagagagagagagagagagagagactgactgactatactgtgtgattccatttttcTAAAGTTCAAGAACAGGCCAATGTAATCTACAGGGAGAGACGTCAAAGTGGTGGTTACTTTGGGGAAGGAGGCTTGATCAGGAGGGAGCCTATAGGTGCCGGAATAATTCGTATTTTGATCTGGGTGGTGGTTACACAGGCGTGTACTTGGGGAAGACACATTCAGCTACACGTGAGATGTGTGCGCAGCTCAAGGCAAGGATGCTGCCATCGTTATCTTGCTGCATAACCAGTTGCCACAAAACGTAGCCGCTTGAAACATGAATTGTCATCAGCACACACCGTCCCTGTGGGTGGGGACCTGGCCTAGCTGGGAGGCTCTGGCTCAGTGCCTCTCATGAGGTTGCAGACGACATGGGCTGGGGCTGCATCGGCCGCGGGCTTGACGGGCTGGCGGGCCTGCTTCCAAAGTAGCTCATTGTGTTTGCCCAGCGAGTTAGTGCTGGTTAGCAACGTAAGGCTCTCTCCATGGGGCGGCTTGAGTGTCCTCATGACAGGTCAGCCAGCTTCCCCTGAAactggagagggaagagagggaacaAGAAGGAAGCCAGGATGACTTTTATGACTTTGTCTCCAAAGTCACACCCATCACTGACCCGTATTCCTGCAGTAGAATGAAGGCACTGGGTCCAGCCCACACACAAGGGGAGGGGAATGAAGCTACACTCTTTAAAAAGACTCGTGGCAATGGGTTTGGGGGCATATTGTACGATAGGAGGTCGTGGGCTTTAGGAAGCGGTGTTTGCTGTGCTCTGAGTAGGAGTCGGCCACGTGAAGATCAGGAGAAAAGCATCAAAGGCAGAGCGAGCAGCAAGCGCAAGTGCTTTGCAGCAGCGACGAGTGGTTGGAGACTCAGAAAGGGGACCACTGTGACCAGACGTTAGTGCGGGGCGGTGGGGGACAGAGGCCGTGGGGGCCGCAGGAAGAAGGTTGGATGTTAGGGGTGTGAGATAACTACCCGCCATCGGAGGGACTTTCGCAGGGAAGGCGAAGTCTCCTTGATGAACATTGTGAACAGCGTGCTGTGGCCGCAGGAGCAGCGGTGGCTAGGATTCAGGGGCCACAGGGAGCAGAAGGGAGGTGGATGAGTGCCCGGCTCTGCCTCTGGGGTGTCAGATGCTCAGAGCCATCCTCCCAGAGGGGCAGTCCAGCAGTGTGCTCCCAGGAAACACCCAGAGCCATGGGAAAGACTCGGTCCTCTTTGCCGCCAGCAGGAAGTGAGGGCCCTCTTCCCCAGAGGAGGACCAGCTTTGCTCAGCAGCCGCGGCTTTGCCAGCCTCCCCTGGGCTATTTCCCACCATCGCGTGGGGCTTGTGCGCTCCTCTTCCCAGAGGAGAGACCCTCCTTTCAACAAAGGGTGTTGGAATCCTGGGGACGCACTGGTGTTTGCCACTGTGACAAAATGAAGCTCCCCGGTTTCCCTCCAGGGGCAGCCTAGCCAGCACCGGGCGGGGGTgctgtgctgcccagggcccggcGGGGGACAGGGTTGGGGCGGAGGCCCCTGGTAAAGACGTTGCCATTCTTCCATCTCAGGCCACGCACCTTCCGCTCTGGACGGCCCATTTGTACTTGGCTTTGGTTTGGACTTTCTAGGGAGAGAAGCAACTGGGCATCGTTTAAATGCTTCACCGGAATCCAAATACCTTTCAGCTTCTCAGGAGGAAAACCTTCCTGAGGAGGACAGTACGGAGGTGTTTCTGCCCTGCAGTTCGGACTTGGCTGCCTGAGGGAGCCATGACAGCTTGCAGATGTCTCAATCCTGGCCTCCCGTTCCTTTCCGACAAGCCCTGGTTCCTTTCATTCTTGCAGGGACAGCGCTCACGCAGGCACATCTTGGCAGCGTGCTGAAGTGCAAAGACTTACTTGGTTCCCATTCGGTTCCAAACCAGACCGGTGTCTGCGGTTTTGAGCCCATAGATACTGAGCATCCTGACTTTGCCCGGCAGTTAGCATCCACAGGGCCATGGGAACGCCAGCCGGGATTGTCGGTGTACAGAAGGAAGGCATTCTGGTGGCACAGTGCAGGGAGCAGGCGACTCCGGGGCAGCAGGcgccctaggtcagtggtcggcaaactgcggctcgcaaactgcggctctttggccccttgagtgtggctcttccacaaaatactgacttctgcacatgggtcacgaagtttcagttgcactgtacatgcacgcccgcacgtggtattttgtggaagagccacactcaaggggccaaagagccgcatgtggctcgcgagccgcagtttgccgactgcTGCCCTAGGGGGACCAGCAGGGCCGTTTATCAGGCAGGATTGGGAGACCGTGGCAGGGTGAGCCAGGCTTCCTGCCCATGGACATTCCACCCCTACATCCTGGCTTTCTTGAAACGCTGCCTCTTCTCCGTAAGTCTGCTCTGAGTTCGTCCTGGCTGCGTCGGCGCTTCCCTTCtgagctcccagctccctgctggTCCGCTCCTGCTCCTGAGTCATAGTTGTCTGTGGAGCGCGGTGTCCAAGGCAGTGCAAGAGGGAGCCTAACCTGGGCTTGAATCCGATTCAGCCACATGTCAACTGTGTGGCACTGGGCACATGGCTTAGCACTTCTGAGCTTCAGTCCCTCATCTGCAATATGTAAATAACATTCACTTCCCCGAGGCGTCTGCAAGATTTAATGTAGGGCATGTGTAACGCTTGATGCACACTAGGCATTTTATACATGGTAgatattgccccccccccctttttttctttttggtaggCTGtaagctcatttaaaaaaaaaaaaaaaaagaatctcattcattttttttttatccctagcACCTGGCATAGTGCCTGGGACATAAGTAGGTCCTTGGTAAATGTTTATTTGACTCAAATAGATGACTTTTAGACAGATTTCTTGTGTCCTAGTTGTTATTCTCTAAAATGACTTTACCCGTGTTGTGACTTCTATACTCTTTTAATGAAAGAGCTTGAGGAGACACTCAACAATAGAGAGGGGGTGCCGAGCGCCTCCTGGGATGTGGGAGCACCTCGGAAATCCTCATGCTACCTCCCGCCTAGAGCTGACTGatgctgtgaggacaggctggcGTTGACGATCCATCCAatctgggttgttgttttttttccttccagatTCTTAGAATTTGCACCAGGTATACCCCAGAACAAGACACCATGACTTTTTCCGATGGCCTTACCCTAAATCGAACTCAGATGCACAATGCTGGATTTGGTCCTCTGACTGACCTTGTGTTCACCTTTGCCAACCAGCTCCTGCCTTTGGAAATGGATGACACAGAAACAGGCCTTCTCAGTGCCATCTGCTTAATCTGTGGAGGTACCGACTACCTAGCAAACCCTCAGGGGATTCCAGGAACAACTTGCACTTGTAATTTGTGGGGGAAACTTCATCTCCATTTTGGAGATATTTTACTTAGAAGAAGGCATGTGAATAAAGCCAGGCATGCATGCTTGGGGTTTATTGCATTTTTCCATATTGTTATAAATTAAGTTTGGGATCCTTCTGCTCTCAAATATCAAAATGCTATTTCTCCAATTGCCacaggtatttttttaaaggtagcaTCACACTATAAAATGAACTGCCTggggacattttgatgatgttccCAGGGACTTGCCTGTGCTGTTTGCTAATTTAGTGGCCCGGAATACAAGTCATTGGATTGGCCCCCTACCAGCCCTTAGAGGGCTGAGATAAAATAAGGCTTTCTTCTTTGTAGTGACCCCTATCAGCTGGCAGGAGGCCGAATCATAGTGGCTAAAAAGTAATGGCTTTAATTAGGGGACGACTTACCTTGCCTTCATAACCATCCGGCTCAAGGTTTGCTTTCATTCAGTTCAGTAGTGACACCTCCTGGTCATGAGAAGTAATTCTCTCCCTGGGATAAAAGCAAGCAGCCCTCAAAATGTGCCTTCCTCCAACAAGGGGGACAATCATTTTCAAGTATCACTGCCCAGAGCAGTTGCATATATCTTCAAAGTTGCACATGTGATTGAACcatcaaattaataataaagtcATAATGTAGTCGGAACAAGGAATGACCCTCTAGCCTGGGAAGTGTGAAACTTTCTGTCCCGCTACTAATTGTGTAAAACTTTATTTCCGGTATCTAGACCGCCAGGACCTTGAGGAACCAACAAAAGTAGATAAGCTACAAGAACCATTGCTGGAAGCCCTGAAAATTTATATAAGAAAGAGACGACCCAACAAGCCTCACATGTTCCCAAAGATCTTAATGAAAATCACAGATCTCCGCAGCATCAGCGCTAAAGGTATGTCCCCAGTCTGCGCTGTCTATATGACGTGGGTAAAGGTATGTCCCCAGTCTGCACTGTCTATATGACGTGGGTAAAGGTATGTCCCCAGTCTGCGCTGTCTATATGACGTGGGTAAAGGTATGTCCCCAGTCTGCGCTGTCTATATGACGTGGGTAAAGGTATGTCCCCAGTCTGCGCTGTCTATATGACGTGGGTAAAGGTATGTCCCCAGTCTGCGCTGTCTATATGACGTGGGTAAAGGTATGTCCCGTCTGCGCTGTCTATATGACGTGGGTAAAGGTATGTCCCCAGTCTGCGCTGTCTATATGACGTGGGTAAAGGTATGTCCCCAGTCTGCGCTGTCTATATGACATGGAGCCTGCAGTCCTGGGCAGGTTGTATTGCTTTTCTAAACCCCATGTTTTAATTCAGAATGTTTGGTAATAGCTGccttttgttggttttgttttagcATGTACTTCTCATTGAAATCAAAAGGAATGAAATAGTACCCACccttacaaagaaaagaaaacctgaaaTTTTACCCTACTCAATCTTAGTGGTGAGAGCTTTAAAATTCAGGTGACCAAGGATTATAAAAACTGTTTTCAAGAGAATGGATATATAGCCGTGGCCGGTGTGGTTCACTTGGTTGAAGCGTCGTCTGATgtactgaagggttgctggtttgattctggtcagggcacatatctaggttgtgtgtttgatccccAGCGGTGGTGCACATTGGAGGCAACTgacagatgtttctctgtctcaatcccttcttctctctagtCAGTAgaatatatcctctggtgaggattttagaaaaagagaatgtACGATATGGCAAGCTTTTTAATgttctagttttatatatttcactCCAGCTTTCTACAATGCTCTGGTGTATGTAAATTTGACTCGTTTTACCTGAACATCCAAACCTCAAGAAAAATGAATAGTACTTACGATCGTTGTTGGTGAAGTTTCTCTCAATCAGTGTAGCCACTGCTCTCTTGTGTATGGGCAGATTTACTTGCGCACACTTCTAAGCTAAGGCACTGCTGCCTTCCTGAGAGGTGTATTCTTGGCCTAGTGATTTTCAGTTTATGGGGCAATTCGAGCAATTATATTTCGTTAGTATGGAAACTTGTGCCCAGAGCCCTATAACAGTTGAGTGTTGGCATAGGGTGGAGAAAACTCAGTAGCCACCCCTAGTACCAAATGTTGTCATTCTCCTTTCCATTAGCATCCACTATCCCTTGAAGACCTTGGTGAACCAAGGAACAAACTCGCATTCGGGGAAGTGCTTCGAGGCACAGTGAACCTGCTTGATAGTCtcaatccttgatctccttctaAAGTTTCTTCAATGAGATGTTGAGCTCAGCCCTAGCATGGGATTAAGGATAGAGGCAAACAGTGCTTGACCTTATAATTATGatgtctttaattttaaaacagtgaGGCTGTTTAACTTAATATGGTCATTTCCTGTATCTGGCTAAACCAGTGCTAATAAAATTTACTGTGATTGTGGAAATATCCTGTGCTCTGCATTGTgcaatacagtagccactaaccacatgtggctctcaagcACTGGAAATGTGGCTGCTTCAACTGAGGCACTGTTCTTTTCATCGTAtttaacaaatttaatttaaatagccGCACTGGACAGTGCAGTGCTACATCAAATTGATGCTCGCCCCACTTTTACTACTCAAATCACTTCCTTCATTTTTTGGTTACTGGTGTCCTTTCAACTgtctcattttcaaaatatatactgTTTCTGTTATCAGGAACTTCTCGTTGCAAATTATGTTAAGCAAATACATACCAATCTTGTCTcctgaaactgaggcatggaatTATCAAATTTAAACATGTCACCATATCTATAGATAAACGTATTTAAAAGTTGTGGAATCAGCATAGGTTTGGGGAGGCCTTCGTAGCACCATTTTCAGCCTTGTTCAAGTAGATGAAGGTTGATCCCTAGTTATGCAGCTTCACTCCTTATCTCTACCAGATTCctattatctctttttaaaaggtGCAGAACGTGTAATTACCTTGAAAATGGAAATTCCTGGATCAATGCCACCTCTCATTCAGGAAATGCTGGAGAATTCTGAAGGACATGAACCCTTGACCCCAAGTTCAAGTGGGAACACAGCAGAGCACAGTCCCAGCATCTCACCCAGCTCAGTGGAAAACAGCGGTGTCAGTCAGTCACCACTGGTGCAATAAGACACTTCCCAGCTACTTCAAACATTCCCCAGTACCTTCAGTTCCGGGATTTAaaatgcaagaaagaaaaaaaaaatacctttttactGCTGCTTAGTTTTTGgactgaaaatatattaaaactcaaGAAGGACCAAGATGTTTTCGTATGTATCCATATATACTATACTCCTCACTGTCTAACTTACCTAGAAATACaaactttttaaattctaaacaTCAGCCATTTCATGCAACCAGAAACCAGTTAAAagcttctattttcttctttgaacACTCAAGTTTGCATGGCAAAGACCCCGTCAAAATGATTACGCCCTGGTTAAGTTTCTAAAGACTTTGTACATACAGAAATATGGCTGTTCTTTCTATACTGTATGTTTGGTGCTTTCCTTTTGTCTTGCATACTCAAAATAGCCAAGACACCAAGGTTATGGAACAGACTACTGTACATGTCCAGCTAAGAAAGGTTCAAAAGGTAACTGTCTTGTCTTCACAGAATAATCAAGACATCAAGGTAAGGAAATGGGATTATTGTACAGTAGGACAAGATAAGGCTAAAGATACTCTAATTTAGTTAGTATGGAAGCTTGTCCTTGCTCTTTCTGATGCTTCAAACTGCATCTCTTGATTTCATGTTGCCCAGTAAAAATATACAATTCACTGTACTAGCAGAAGAGAATTCTGTATCAGTGTAACTGCCAGTTCAGTTAATCAAATGTCATTGTTCAACTGTTAATGTCACTTTAAATTAAAAGTGGTTTATTACTTGTTTAATGACAACTAcacgatttttaaaaaaaaaaaaaaagatacatttttacaGTAATGATAGCCTCCAAGGCAAAAACACTTTTCAGTGTTAGTAAATTTTTGTTTACCTATTCACAAGCCATTAGGGAAATTTCTTGGTATAATTTCTGGTATAATTAACAGGCTGGTCTACCACCTGTACCATGTAACTAGGGTCCTTCCCGACTCATGCCTGATATTGGGGGTTTTTCCAGCCTTCTTGATGCCCAGGGGCTCGCACTAACTCCCATGGCATGGGCAGAGAATAAGTATTCTTTGACCTTGTTCAATCACTATGAAGCAGAGTGAAAGCTGTGGTAGAGTGGTTAACAGATACAAGTGTCAGTTTCTTAGTTTTCATTTAAGCACTagtgggtgttgttgttttttttatattttagcaaGTCTGTGATGTATTTTCACTGGCTCTGTTTGTACATTGAGATTGTTTAACAATGCTTTCTATGTTCATATACTGTTTACCTTTTTCCATGGAGTCTCCtggcaaagaataaaatatatttattttaaaggtgtGTGGGAGCTTTCACTACACTTTCATTTTCAGTAAAGAGACAGAAagctgttccatttttaatgtttaaatttcatttcaaaaaGCAGGTCTGTTGTCTGCAATCATGACAGTTAAAATCTGTGCTAATGCACGGCAGTCTATAACAATACTACAAGCCAATCAGACAATACATGACATTTCAATGAGTAAAAAAGAGCATAAAATTGTATGTGTAAGAACAAAATGTTAAAAGGCCTACCACAATAAAAAACCATCAATTACATCATCACATTAAAATAAGCCAGATGTACAAAAGTCTGAGACAGAGAAGACAAAAAGACAACACAAGTTATCTGTTGAAAAATGTTTCTGTGCTCTTTGGGCACTTAATTAAACATAGCAAAATCAACATCATCTTCTTCATCAGACTCTGCAAAATATTTCACTTCTTTCCTAGCTCGACCAGTCCGTGGCAGAGAAGGTGGTTCAGAAGCAAAGTCTGATGGGAAGATGTCCACATCTGAATCCTGATCAAAAGATGTTTTCTTCAGTTTCTAAAACAATAGATTCAAAAGCCCAAagttaagaaaagaagaaaacaaaagactaGTGTTAAAAAGAACTCATTCCTTACACTTCACTTACATTTGAGAATTATATATAATGGTGCTTTTAAAATTAGAACTGTAATGTTAACTCAAGGGTAAGACCAGTTACTTATTCATtttcatgaaggaaaaaaaaaggattagGTATAATAATTTGCCACCCTAGTAATCTTATATTACTTATCATTACTTATTTCTTTCAGAATTTATATATCACTCAGCAAATATGCACCATGACCAGATTAGTAAAAATTCAAATTGTTTAATTTGTAAGTACCTATGAATTCATGAGAGGAAAACAAGACTTATGCACAGTATGTACTGCACACTATGTT
It includes:
- the RARB gene encoding retinoic acid receptor beta isoform X3, translated to MIYTCHRDKNCVINKVTRNRCQYCRLQKCFEVGMSKESVRNDRNKKKKEPTKQECTESYEMTAELDDLTEKIRKAHQETFPSLCQLGKYTTNSSADHRVRLDLGLWDKFSELATKCIIKIVEFAKRLPGFTSLTIADQITLLKAACLDILILRICTRYTPEQDTMTFSDGLTLNRTQMHNAGFGPLTDLVFTFANQLLPLEMDDTETGLLSAICLICGDRQDLEEPTKVDKLQEPLLEALKIYIRKRRPNKPHMFPKILMKITDLRSISAKGAERVITLKMEIPGSMPPLIQEMLENSEGHEPLTPSSSGNTAEHSPSISPSSVENSGVSQSPLVQ